A DNA window from Drosophila virilis strain 15010-1051.87 chromosome 4, Dvir_AGI_RSII-ME, whole genome shotgun sequence contains the following coding sequences:
- the LOC6634308 gene encoding uncharacterized protein: MKAAFVLLCLALFVAVAYGSDCDPDGNGQPTCSGTSSTRYRNNWDPTRYWVCQGNTATSVLCEEQTGFDPKTSTCVSWSSWQWYPPCPSD, from the exons ATGAAAGCAG CTTTCGTTCTTCTCTGCCTGGCCCTGTTCGTGGCGGTCGCCTATGGCTCCGATTGCGATCCCGATGGCAATGGACAGCCCACTTGCTCTGGCACCAGCTCCACAAGGTACCGCAACAACTGGGATCCCACTCGCTACTGGGTATGCCAGGGTAATACGGCCACTAGCGTATTATGCGAAGAGCAGACTGGCTTTGATCCCAAAACATCGACTTGCGTTTCATGGAGCTCCTGGCAATGGTATCCTCCATGCCCAAGCGACTAA